Part of the Paenibacillus guangzhouensis genome is shown below.
AGACATTTGCCTAGTCACACGGGGCAAATCATATACATAGCAAAAATGAGGAAGGGGAGTTTAGTGTGGGATTGAAACTTAATTCAGCATATCTAATTGTCATCAGATGAATAGGAGGTTAGATAAATAATGGACCGCGATGTTGTTATAGGTATTGATGGAGGTGGAACCAATACCAGGGTCTTGATATGCGATCTGAAGGGTAACAAACTTGCTTTTGCAGAGGGTGGCAGTGCATCCAAGTATAAAGACGAGAATGCATCTGATCATGTGAAAGCTACTATTGAAGCTGCACTTGCGCAGGCAGGTCGAGTAACAGCTGATGTGGCCATGCTTGTTGCTGGAATTGCTGGCTACGAATCAGAAGCTGATGATGCATGGATTACATCTTTCACAGACTTGCCGGGACTCAATTGTCCAAAGCTGCATTTAAATGACTCGGATATTGCGCATGCGGGCGCGCTTCAGAATAGGCCGGGTATTATTGCAATCGCCGGAACAGGCACCATGATCATGGGCATCAATGAATCAGGCATGCGGATCAGAAACTCAAATTATCATCAATACGCGTATAGTGCAGCACGTCATCTCGCTTATGATGCTGTCTTTGGGGTGCTTGGAGGACATCGAGATGATTCAAATGAGGGGCTAATTGCGGAGATGCTGCAACATTGGCAAGCGAAAAACTTAGAACAGTTTCAAGAATTTGCTCGGCAGGGATTTCATCCCGATACGATGAAGCGTAATCAACTATTTGGTCAGTTCGCTCCGCAAGTAACAAGGGCCGCAAACCAGGGTAGCAGTGTTGCAAGACGAGTATGTAACCGGGCAGCAGAGCAGCTCCAATTGGGTATTGAGCTTGTCGGCTCCAACTTTGATCAACACAACGTTGAGGTCGCACTAATTGGCAGTGTCATTTGCAGCACCTATATGAGAGAGAAGCTGACAGAATTGCTCATAGCCAATCCAATTAAGCAATATCAAGTGGTTGAACCGCAATTTTCGCCCGTTGTTGGTGCTATTCTTCTGGCTAATAAGGAGCTAGGTATATCCTTGAAAGAAATGTATAGATGGGAGAATGTCGATGCAAATGTTGGTTGATTCTTCGAATCATGCGTTTAGTGAAGTAAATGAGTATGTATTAAAAATAAAAAATATGATTTCTGCATCAGCAGCATCTACTTATATCATTCAAGATGATTGTATCGTTAATGAATGGTATTCGGGGTATCACGACGAATCAGAAGGCAGTCGAAAGGTAGATGCAGAGTCAAGGTTTAATGTAGCATCAGTCCGTAAAACGTACTTAGGTTTCGCGGTTAGCCTCGCTTTTTATGAGGGTAGGATTAAAAGTTTAGATGACCATGTTACTGATTATCTCGATGATTTGGACGAACTTATCTTAAAAGATACGAAAATACGTCATTTGCTAACGCATACTCACGGCCTCCAAGGTAGAGCTAATCATATTAGAAGAGTTTTTTCGCCAGAAACGGATTGGGAGTACAACAACACAGGTGTTAATTTGCTAATAAAAATTGTTCATAAGGTATTTGGTCAAACACTCGCAGAGATTATGGAAGAAAGAATGTTCTTGCCCTACGGGTTCACTGAAACAGGTTGGATAAAAGGAAAATCAGAAAAATTAGTATGGTTGAATGAAAACTACATGGATGATCAAGGTAATGATGCAAATCTATTTGTTAGTACGAGGGAGTTAGCTTATTGGGGCTACATTCATTTAACAAAAGGAAAAGTTAATGGCATTCAACTTGTTCCGAGTTATATCTTCGAACAAGTCAGTGCTATTGCTACACCTTCAAACCTTAATGAGACATTGCCACGGCATGGTTTTTTTTGGTGGATCCAAGACAAGTCTCGACCATTATCGGAATTGGGAGATCAGCTCCCCAAAAATGCATATCAGTCACTTGGTTTATATGGGAATACCGTCCTAGTTATCCCTGAGTATAATGTTGTGGCAGTTAGAATGTTAAACCAAACCGAACGAAATCCTCCCCAATATGACTATATAGAAGACATAAAAACCTTCGGAAACATTGTTTGTAAATGTATATTGTCACAATAACTCTCGAAGTTATGCGGAGAGTTGTGTTGCGAATAGATATAGTAGGAGTTACGGCCACCCTTGCACATTCGTGCATGAAAAGCTAGGTAAAATCAAATGATTTTTTCTATCCTTAGGAAGAAAGGAGTGTGGGGTATATGGATTGGCTGAAAAGAATGAACGGTGCCGTTAGCTATATTGAAGCTAACTTAATGGGGGAAATTGACTATGAAATAGCTGCGGGAATTGCGTGTTGTTCGGTTTATCACTTTCAGCGCTTGTTCTCGTTTATAGTTGAAATCCCGTTATCAGAATACATTAGACGCAGACGATTAACCCTCGCGGCGTTTGACTTACAGGGCAGCGATATTAAGGTAATCGACATTGCTCTTAAATATGGCTACGACTCACCAGAAGCATTCGCCCGTGCGTTTCAAAAAACGCATGGAATCACACCCACGATGTCACGCAATCTGGGGGTAAGCCTTAAATCATATCCTCGAATATCCTTTCAAATTTCCATTAAGGGAGCTGAAGAAATGAACTACAAAATTGTTCAGAAAGAGGATTTTTCTGTCTTTGGAGTTGAAGAAATATTTTCAACTGAGAATGATGAGAATCATAAGGCGATTCCGGCGTTGTGGAAAAAAGCAATTGATGAAGGAATAATTGATCAGATGATTAAAGCATCAGGTGTGCATTGGAATAATTCAAGCAAAGGAATCAAACCTGTAAATGCAGTCATGTGTTATCGCAATACCGGCGGGACCACATTCCCTTACATGCTTTACGCCATCTCACCAAAAAGCGGAACGCCAGAGGGATTTGCTTCTCTTGATATTCCAGCTGGGACATGGGCAGTCTTTACGACAGAAGAACATACGGTTGATCAAACAGCCGAACATGTACAAGCATTATGGAAACGCATATACAGTGAATGGCTTTCTACTGCAAGTTATGAGCATGTTAATGGTCCTGAGTTTGAAATGTATGGTGTTTCGGAAACGAAAAATGAATTTTGTGAAATATGGATTCCCGTTCAAAAGAAATAAGTAATTGTTGAGTAGGCTAACGCAGCCTGCTCATTTTATTAAGCTTAGAAAGTAGATGTAAGGTTCGATAAAAATTGACTATAACTATTTATTACCAAATGAATTATTGAAAAAAAGGTAAAATGTAAAAAGGGGGTGAAGGCGTTGATTGAACATAACAATCTTGAAGAATATCAAGATCCGGTAAATTACGATCTTGAATTTGACGGTGAAGTGGATAAATATCAGTTCTATCTTGAGCTTGCCAGATCGAGTCCTGGGGAAGTGCTAGAACTTGCTTGTGGTACAGGCTTAACAACGATACCCCTATCGAAAGCCGGCATTCCGATGACCGGTGTAGATATCTCTTCAGCGATGCTCGAATATGCGCGATTGAAGGCGGAAGGGTTGACTGTTACTTTTATGGAGGGCGATGCCCGTACCTTCGAATCGGACAAACGATTTTCGATGATTTATTTGACTGGTAATGCATTTCAGGCATTCTTAAGTGATCAAGATCAAATCGATTTACTCACGACCGTTCACAAACATTTACAACCCCATGGAATCTTTGCATTCGAGATCCGTAATCCGGAGGGAACGGATTTATCCGATCAAGAGGAGACAGAATGGGGATCATTTATTGATAAAGATGGGAATATGGTCAAGGTATCAGGCACGCAATGTTACGATGCTAGCCAGCATATCATGCACTGGGTCACGATACGTGATTGGGGGTATAAGCGAACGACTTCCCGAATTGCTTGTCGATTCACGGATCAGGATACGCTGTATTCGTTATTAACCCGTAATGGCTTTTGCATCGAACAGCAATATGCTGACTGGGATAAAACACCGTTCTCCCCGTCATCTTCATCTATCATTAGCGTATGTAGATTAGTGAGGTGAATCTGAGATGTCAGTAGTCAAAGTTGAATTGAATCAGAAAATAATTTTAAAACACCTGATGACCTTGTTTCTTCATGACTTATCGGAATTTAATGAAGAACAAGAATTGAATCAAGAGAATGGTTTGTTTGAATTTGATGTATTTGAATGGTTTTTTGAGAAGGAAGGTTTAATTCCATATTTTATCAAGAATGAGGATAATATTATTGGTTTTATTTTAATTCAAAGCACTCCTTATACGAATCCAGAGCGATATGACTTTTTGATTAATTCATTTTTCATTCTAAAGAAATATCGTAGGAAAGGCTTAGGAAAACAAGCTGTTCAAGATTTATTTCAACAATGTCCTGGAAGGTATGCAATAGGTCAACTATCTAATAATATTCCAGCTATTCAGTTTTGGAGAAAAATTTATGAAGATATGAAAGTTGAATTTCAAGAAAAAGAAGAGACGGAAGAAGGACTTAAGATAAGGTATCAATATTTTGAGATCTGATTTTGCTAAAGGGCAGGAATAATGTGATAAAATGGATACAATAAAGATGCATAAAAACGGAGGGATTTCTTATGACGCAAGATGAATATATTGCATTAGGGCTAAATGGAGAAGAAGCTTTAAAAATTATAATGAAAGGTTCTATAGAAGAACTAGAAAAAAATAAAGTCGGTGTTGTATCAGTAGTTTTTGCTACAACCAATAAGGAGTTAGCTCAACAAAAAATAGAAAAACTAATGTCAGCCCCCGATTCAAAAGACTACTATATGGTTTATAGTGTGCCATTGGACACAGATCTAACAGCTCTTGATCATTACCCGTCTATAGCTATCAGCAAAGAAGAGTTATCTTAATCAAATTGGCATTTTTTCAACAAAATAAAGCTACAAGTTTCGATTAATAGCAAGCCGCTACCTCTATCATGAACAATAAGCAAGAGCATTTCTTTGTAATGAGAAATGCTTTTTATTTTTTTGCTTTAAATTAAAAGGATATTTCATTAACAATAACAATATAATAAAAAACGATACAAATTTATTGTAAAACAATAAATTGAGTGTTAAAGTCATTTTATAATTAAATTAGCGAGGTGCTCTTTATGAAACGGGGAACAACACTCTTTTTGAAGATAGCTGATATTCTTATTGGAATCCCAGTTCTTGCATTGTGCATATTTTTGGTGCCTAAGATCGGGGATTTTGCTGGAGAATTGTATCCTGATATTGCTTATATGAAATCTCTCGTTTTAGTCGATATGTACGCGGCAGCGATACCTTTTTACTTTGCTCTATATCAAGCTTTTAAACTTTTAAGCTATATTGATAAGAACCAAGCGTTCTCAGAATTATCCGTAAAAGCTTTAAAAAAAATAAAATACTGTGCCATCACAATCAGTATCTTGTACCTGCTAGGTATGCCACTCTACTATTTGATGGGGAGAAAGATTGACCCGCCAAGTTTCATGCCAATGGGATTCGTCATTATTTTCGCCTCACTGGTGATCGCCGTTTTTACTGCTGTTCTCGAAAGACTTTTACAAGAAGCGATTCATATAAAATCAGAAAATGATTTAACGATCTGAGGTGAATATCATGGCGATTATCATCAATGTTGATGTGATGTTGGCAAAAAGGAAAATGAGCGTAACAGAACTTTCGGAGAGGGTTGGAATTACGATGGCGAACCTTTCCATTCTGAAAAATGGGAGAGCAAAAGCGGTTCGTTTTTCAACACTAGAAGCGATATGTAGGACTTTGGATTGTCAGCCAGGTGATATTTTGGAGTACAAAAGCGACGAAGACACTTCAAACCGACAACAAATTTAATTAACTAACGGGACACGATAGATCAATAAAAGACAGAGTAGGCATCCATTCATTCAGCTGCCGATATCTAAGGGGGAAAATAATGATTTATAATAAAACAGAAAAAACCATAGAAACGAATAGACTACTTCTACGTCTATTTAAAAAATCTGATGCACCTGAGGTTACTAAACTTTGTAATAATTACAATCTTTATAAAAATACTTTATATCTACCGTACCCGTATTCCATAGAGGATGCTGTATCCTGGATAAAAAATCATATTGATAATTTTAATGATAATAAGTCTTATGAGTTTGCTATTACAGATAAGGTTACGGGAAAATTATATGGAGCAATCGCATTAACTAACAATCAAAAGTTTAATAATGGTGAAATTGGTTATTGGGTAGGAGAAGAATATTGGAGAAATGGCTATGCATCGGAAGCTTCTAAAGCTATACTCGAATTTGCTTTTAGTGAAAAGCACTACCATAAAGTATTTGCACGGTACTTTACTTCAAACTTAGCTTCAGGCAGAGTTATGGAGAAAATAGGTATGAGAAAAGAAGGTATCCTAAGGGATCATGTCATGAAGGAAAACGAATATATAGATCTTGTATATTATGGGATTCTCAAGAATGAAGCTAACTTATTCAACTAACGGGACAAGCGAGGCAGTCCCGATTCTTGGATCGCGAAAACCCTAGTCACAGCGATTGGTGGAGTATGCAATATCTCTTAACGATGGATATCACGCGATTCACATATTGATCGGATGGAGTGCTCCCTTGATGGCAAATGAAGCCTGACCGGTCTCCTCAGACACAACAATGACGATAGCATCGCAGCGTTCGGTCAGGCCGATTGCTGCTCGATGCCTTGTGCCCAGTTTCTGTTCTGTTGCTTGAATATTGGATAAAGGCAGGACATTTGCAGCCGATATAACAACGTCGGAGCGAATCAAGACAGCGCCGTCATGCAGCGGATTTCCCGGATAAAAAATCGATTCGATTAAGGCATGCGTTATCATCCCTCCGATAGGTACATTAGGGCGAATGAGCGCTTCAAGCGGATCGTTACGCTCCACGACAATTAAAGCGCCATGCTTGCGTTCAGATAAATGCCGCACACAAGTCGTCAAATCTTCGTATTTGGATGTATAAGGGGATAAATAGCATTTTAAATAAAACGAAGCGGCTGTCGTTACGATATCAGTCATCACCTTGCGCATCGTTTCGAATTCTTGGATGAGGCACATGTTTTCATTGCTTAGCCGCATCATATTTTGCTCGGCCAGTGTTGAAATTTCTTTCAATTGTTGCTCCAATTGCTGCTTCAATGGGGATGTGTTGCAAGTATTAGGGTCACTCATGTCATAACCTCGATTCGAGAAGATGAAAATCATGTTCTATCGTTTCCCAATAGACCAACAATTATCCAACTCCTAACAAAAACGCGGCTGCCGACTGGGATCGGTAGCCGCGTTGCGCTGAAAAAATCCCAAGCAGTTTCGGGATCGGCATGAATGTGTCGCCACAGAGAACCTATTTAAAAATACGATCAATTTCGTTGATTTCTTCTTCTGTCAGGTGGACGTCCAATGTTTTTAAATTATCTAGCACTTGTTCTGCTCTTTTTGCTCCGGGAATGACTACACCAATTGAATCATGTCTTAAATACCAAGCAAGGACAACATGAGCAACTTCGGCATTTTTTTCATTTGCAAATATTCGGAGTTGCTCTACTTTTTCTAGATTTTTATTAAATACATCGCCCTGGAATAGAGGCATATCTTTGCGTAGATCATTGAATATCATATCTTTATTGTATTTACCGGCCAGTATGCCTGATGCTA
Proteins encoded:
- the cdaS gene encoding sporulation-specific diadenylate cyclase CdaS, with the protein product MSDPNTCNTSPLKQQLEQQLKEISTLAEQNMMRLSNENMCLIQEFETMRKVMTDIVTTAASFYLKCYLSPYTSKYEDLTTCVRHLSERKHGALIVVERNDPLEALIRPNVPIGGMITHALIESIFYPGNPLHDGAVLIRSDVVISAANVLPLSNIQATEQKLGTRHRAAIGLTERCDAIVIVVSEETGQASFAIKGALHPINM
- a CDS encoding GNAT family N-acetyltransferase, with the protein product MIYNKTEKTIETNRLLLRLFKKSDAPEVTKLCNNYNLYKNTLYLPYPYSIEDAVSWIKNHIDNFNDNKSYEFAITDKVTGKLYGAIALTNNQKFNNGEIGYWVGEEYWRNGYASEASKAILEFAFSEKHYHKVFARYFTSNLASGRVMEKIGMRKEGILRDHVMKENEYIDLVYYGILKNEANLFN
- a CDS encoding helix-turn-helix domain-containing protein, which codes for MAIIINVDVMLAKRKMSVTELSERVGITMANLSILKNGRAKAVRFSTLEAICRTLDCQPGDILEYKSDEDTSNRQQI
- a CDS encoding serine hydrolase domain-containing protein, whose protein sequence is MQMLVDSSNHAFSEVNEYVLKIKNMISASAASTYIIQDDCIVNEWYSGYHDESEGSRKVDAESRFNVASVRKTYLGFAVSLAFYEGRIKSLDDHVTDYLDDLDELILKDTKIRHLLTHTHGLQGRANHIRRVFSPETDWEYNNTGVNLLIKIVHKVFGQTLAEIMEERMFLPYGFTETGWIKGKSEKLVWLNENYMDDQGNDANLFVSTRELAYWGYIHLTKGKVNGIQLVPSYIFEQVSAIATPSNLNETLPRHGFFWWIQDKSRPLSELGDQLPKNAYQSLGLYGNTVLVIPEYNVVAVRMLNQTERNPPQYDYIEDIKTFGNIVCKCILSQ
- a CDS encoding BadF/BadG/BcrA/BcrD ATPase family protein, which produces MDRDVVIGIDGGGTNTRVLICDLKGNKLAFAEGGSASKYKDENASDHVKATIEAALAQAGRVTADVAMLVAGIAGYESEADDAWITSFTDLPGLNCPKLHLNDSDIAHAGALQNRPGIIAIAGTGTMIMGINESGMRIRNSNYHQYAYSAARHLAYDAVFGVLGGHRDDSNEGLIAEMLQHWQAKNLEQFQEFARQGFHPDTMKRNQLFGQFAPQVTRAANQGSSVARRVCNRAAEQLQLGIELVGSNFDQHNVEVALIGSVICSTYMREKLTELLIANPIKQYQVVEPQFSPVVGAILLANKELGISLKEMYRWENVDANVG
- a CDS encoding AraC family transcriptional regulator; its protein translation is MDWLKRMNGAVSYIEANLMGEIDYEIAAGIACCSVYHFQRLFSFIVEIPLSEYIRRRRLTLAAFDLQGSDIKVIDIALKYGYDSPEAFARAFQKTHGITPTMSRNLGVSLKSYPRISFQISIKGAEEMNYKIVQKEDFSVFGVEEIFSTENDENHKAIPALWKKAIDEGIIDQMIKASGVHWNNSSKGIKPVNAVMCYRNTGGTTFPYMLYAISPKSGTPEGFASLDIPAGTWAVFTTEEHTVDQTAEHVQALWKRIYSEWLSTASYEHVNGPEFEMYGVSETKNEFCEIWIPVQKK
- a CDS encoding class I SAM-dependent DNA methyltransferase is translated as MIEHNNLEEYQDPVNYDLEFDGEVDKYQFYLELARSSPGEVLELACGTGLTTIPLSKAGIPMTGVDISSAMLEYARLKAEGLTVTFMEGDARTFESDKRFSMIYLTGNAFQAFLSDQDQIDLLTTVHKHLQPHGIFAFEIRNPEGTDLSDQEETEWGSFIDKDGNMVKVSGTQCYDASQHIMHWVTIRDWGYKRTTSRIACRFTDQDTLYSLLTRNGFCIEQQYADWDKTPFSPSSSSIISVCRLVR
- a CDS encoding DUF2975 domain-containing protein — its product is MKRGTTLFLKIADILIGIPVLALCIFLVPKIGDFAGELYPDIAYMKSLVLVDMYAAAIPFYFALYQAFKLLSYIDKNQAFSELSVKALKKIKYCAITISILYLLGMPLYYLMGRKIDPPSFMPMGFVIIFASLVIAVFTAVLERLLQEAIHIKSENDLTI
- a CDS encoding GNAT family N-acetyltransferase, giving the protein MSVVKVELNQKIILKHLMTLFLHDLSEFNEEQELNQENGLFEFDVFEWFFEKEGLIPYFIKNEDNIIGFILIQSTPYTNPERYDFLINSFFILKKYRRKGLGKQAVQDLFQQCPGRYAIGQLSNNIPAIQFWRKIYEDMKVEFQEKEETEEGLKIRYQYFEI